One region of Micromonospora lupini genomic DNA includes:
- a CDS encoding AfsR/SARP family transcriptional regulator encodes MIVGRGDVCAARAEDPSSDGGPRLEIMGPLRVWRGGNEAVAGPRQQRRLLAVLLAREGRPTSTDDLLDLLWGPETPASAVNVIHKYVAALRRLLEPDLPARAAGSYLLRHGNGYLFAAGPETLDLVAFRRDVAAAKVSLRQDRPVDALEHYLAALRRCHGRSGDGLVDSAAAAALLAGIDGEFFDAAIAAAAVAARLRQPARVLTPLRLAAGMSRLNEPVHASLVTTLAAAGQQAEALTVYGAIRSRLDEELGIDPGYQLQDAQRRALTQVVLPPAEDAALTVSRPAPLVRPAQLPPDPPLFVGRESELLILRDLARGMRIPGRTSPLVVAMDGMGGVGKSTLAAHFAHRVADEFVDGQLYLDLQGHLGEGESVSADEAVRSLLHMVGVPAADVPDTFDARIGMYRSMTAGKHILFLLDNARDAAQVRPLLPNSAQSLVLVTGRRALVGLAAFDGAHLLRVDLPDLPTARRLLARRLTGLSSRSTGGVACAAVADEIIELCGRLPLALAILAARIAARPRLSLTTMAAELRDGARRLEAFPGGRGLTDPRTAFSWSYRQLSPGAARLFRLLSVALPSGVTAEACVSLADRDPDNTHAELAELIEAALVTEHHDGRLTSHVLVKAYAHELFQAQEPAAERQAAISRLLQHYLHSSFQAQVVLDPNRPPIAPPAPLPGVVAERPGTYDEAIAWFGSQREVLKEAVRLAADVGYGIVPWQLAVAMQQYLQWAGRFQDWEDVMRVALRAARERHDAVGEAHVLRSLAGARHFFGAHDEALGLLGEAARIYQDRDLRLEQALVHNNCHQAFSALNQHDRALDHSIRALSLFRLLDNRRGEVSSLLFSGKSFTALGQVDRSAQALREALDLNQRIGRAHEESDIRTAIADNLVVTGRVDEAVEQLELAANAARRVGDRPAQFDALRQMADALITAGDEPGAQRAFERAGAVLRELQDGGTDGMRASVTRLAAKLA; translated from the coding sequence ATGATCGTCGGGAGGGGCGACGTCTGCGCCGCTCGGGCGGAGGACCCGTCCTCCGACGGTGGACCGCGCCTGGAGATCATGGGCCCGCTACGGGTCTGGCGCGGCGGGAACGAGGCCGTCGCGGGCCCGCGTCAGCAACGCCGCCTGTTGGCGGTCCTCCTGGCCAGGGAGGGGCGGCCGACCAGCACCGACGATCTGCTGGATCTGCTCTGGGGCCCGGAGACGCCGGCCAGCGCGGTGAACGTCATCCACAAGTACGTCGCCGCGCTGCGCCGCCTGCTCGAACCCGATCTGCCCGCGCGCGCCGCCGGGTCCTATCTGCTCCGCCACGGCAACGGATACCTCTTCGCGGCCGGGCCGGAGACACTCGACCTCGTCGCGTTCCGCCGGGACGTCGCGGCGGCGAAGGTCAGCCTGCGACAGGACCGTCCGGTCGACGCGCTCGAGCACTATCTTGCCGCCCTGCGGCGGTGCCACGGCCGGTCCGGCGACGGCCTGGTCGACAGCGCCGCGGCGGCGGCCCTTCTCGCGGGCATCGACGGCGAGTTCTTCGACGCCGCAATCGCGGCCGCCGCGGTGGCCGCACGTCTGCGCCAGCCCGCGCGGGTGCTCACCCCCCTGCGGCTCGCGGCGGGGATGAGCCGGCTCAACGAACCGGTCCACGCGAGCCTCGTGACGACTCTCGCCGCGGCCGGCCAGCAGGCCGAGGCGTTGACTGTCTACGGCGCGATCCGTTCACGCCTCGACGAGGAGTTGGGCATCGATCCCGGCTACCAACTCCAGGACGCCCAGCGGAGAGCCCTCACGCAGGTGGTGCTGCCACCCGCCGAGGACGCGGCCCTCACGGTGTCCCGGCCGGCGCCGCTGGTACGCCCGGCGCAGCTCCCGCCGGATCCACCCCTGTTCGTGGGTCGCGAATCGGAGCTGCTGATCCTTCGCGACCTCGCCAGGGGAATGCGGATCCCCGGACGGACCAGCCCGTTGGTGGTGGCGATGGACGGCATGGGTGGCGTGGGCAAGTCGACGCTCGCCGCGCACTTCGCGCACCGGGTGGCCGACGAGTTCGTCGACGGGCAGCTCTACCTCGATCTTCAGGGCCACCTCGGCGAGGGCGAGAGTGTGTCGGCTGACGAGGCCGTGCGCTCGCTCCTGCACATGGTGGGCGTGCCCGCCGCCGACGTGCCCGACACGTTCGACGCCCGGATTGGGATGTACCGCAGCATGACGGCCGGCAAGCACATCCTGTTCCTGCTGGACAACGCCCGCGACGCAGCCCAGGTGCGCCCGCTGCTGCCGAACTCGGCGCAGAGTCTCGTGCTCGTCACCGGCCGGCGGGCGCTCGTCGGCCTCGCCGCGTTCGACGGCGCACACCTGCTCCGGGTCGACCTGCCCGACCTGCCGACGGCCCGGCGGCTGCTCGCACGTCGTCTCACCGGCCTGTCGAGTCGGTCGACCGGAGGCGTGGCGTGTGCCGCGGTCGCCGACGAGATCATCGAGCTGTGCGGACGGCTCCCGCTGGCGCTGGCCATCCTGGCCGCCCGGATCGCCGCCCGCCCGCGGCTGTCGCTCACCACCATGGCCGCCGAGCTGCGCGACGGCGCCCGCCGGCTCGAGGCGTTCCCGGGTGGCCGGGGCCTCACCGACCCGCGTACCGCCTTCTCGTGGTCCTACCGGCAGCTCAGTCCCGGCGCGGCCCGGCTGTTCCGGCTCCTGTCGGTGGCCCTGCCGTCGGGTGTCACGGCCGAGGCCTGCGTGAGCCTCGCCGACCGCGACCCCGACAACACGCACGCCGAGCTTGCCGAGCTGATCGAGGCGGCCCTGGTGACCGAGCACCACGACGGCCGACTCACGTCGCACGTGCTCGTCAAGGCGTACGCCCACGAGCTGTTCCAGGCGCAGGAGCCGGCGGCCGAGCGGCAGGCGGCGATCAGCCGCCTGTTGCAGCACTACCTGCACAGCAGTTTCCAGGCGCAGGTGGTCCTGGACCCGAACCGGCCGCCGATCGCGCCACCGGCGCCGCTGCCCGGTGTGGTCGCGGAGCGGCCGGGCACGTACGACGAGGCCATCGCGTGGTTCGGCAGCCAGCGGGAGGTGCTCAAGGAGGCGGTGCGTCTCGCCGCCGACGTCGGGTACGGCATCGTGCCGTGGCAGCTCGCCGTCGCGATGCAGCAGTACCTCCAGTGGGCCGGACGCTTCCAGGACTGGGAAGACGTCATGCGGGTCGCGCTGCGCGCGGCACGCGAGCGCCACGACGCCGTCGGGGAGGCGCATGTGCTGCGCAGCCTGGCCGGCGCGCGGCACTTCTTCGGCGCCCACGACGAGGCGCTCGGCCTGCTCGGCGAGGCCGCGCGGATCTACCAGGACCGGGACCTGCGACTGGAACAGGCGTTGGTGCACAACAACTGCCATCAGGCGTTCAGCGCGCTGAACCAGCACGACCGTGCCCTCGACCACAGCATCCGGGCGCTGTCCCTGTTCCGCCTCCTCGACAATCGTCGGGGCGAGGTGTCCAGCCTGTTGTTCAGCGGAAAGTCGTTCACCGCCCTGGGCCAGGTCGACAGGTCGGCCCAGGCGCTGCGGGAGGCCCTCGATCTCAACCAGCGGATCGGACGCGCCCACGAGGAGAGCGACATCCGGACCGCCATCGCGGACAACCTGGTCGTGACCGGACGCGTCGACGAGGCGGTCGAGCAACTGGAGTTGGCGGCGAACGCGGCCCGACGTGTCGGGGACCGCCCCGCGCAGTTCGACGCGCTGCGGCAGATGGCCGACGCTCTCATCACCGCCGGTGACGAGCCGGGGGCGCAGCGGGCGTTCGAGCGTGCGGGAGCGGTTCTGCGGGAGTTGCAGGACGGCGGCACCGACGGCATGCGCGCCTCGGTCACCCGCCTCGCCGCGAAGTTGGCGTGA
- a CDS encoding type VII secretion system-associated protein produces MSEQDEGVRQRNWMLLTDAGWTEPADEDAAQVPPVEAIVGGWLVEPDGAVGRFTPNPLYRPEDPEAPTSPVDATARLVATGRAGVDAVLLALRDSLVDVALDSAGDVIVAAAPDDAPCVLVTSGAADQARVDAAGWRQVDLDELLTLLPDGVDVLLNPGGDRAMRLFADALREVVVEGDPQGGEAWPSTR; encoded by the coding sequence ATGAGCGAGCAGGACGAGGGCGTACGCCAGCGGAACTGGATGCTGTTGACGGACGCGGGGTGGACCGAGCCCGCCGACGAGGACGCGGCGCAGGTGCCACCGGTGGAGGCCATCGTCGGTGGCTGGCTGGTGGAGCCGGACGGCGCCGTCGGCCGGTTCACGCCCAACCCCCTGTATCGGCCGGAGGATCCGGAGGCGCCCACGAGTCCGGTGGACGCCACGGCGAGGCTTGTCGCCACCGGTCGCGCGGGTGTCGACGCGGTGCTGCTGGCGCTGCGGGACAGCCTTGTGGACGTCGCGCTGGACAGCGCGGGTGACGTCATCGTGGCGGCGGCGCCCGACGACGCCCCCTGTGTGCTCGTCACCAGCGGCGCTGCGGACCAGGCCCGGGTGGATGCGGCCGGCTGGCGGCAGGTCGACCTGGACGAGTTGCTGACGCTGCTTCCGGACGGCGTCGACGTGCTGCTGAATCCGGGCGGTGACCGTGCCATGCGCCTGTTCGCCGACGCGCTGCGGGAGGTCGTCGTCGAGGGCGACCCGCAGGGCGGCGAAGCGTGGCCGTCGACCCGGTAG
- a CDS encoding putative T7SS-secreted protein gives MTRPGDAEWSVLQLDSDPVPGDPESFEEITRAYQELARTTQEAHDLLASGSQIDVGQGRAMDAFRDLIGKLPGRLDGMANSYAAAADAYVRYLPSLEEAQTMSLRALDQARQAAGDQSAAQAAVASAVSALVALSADTATTPDAKDQVTDDADAARSRASDAQQALDGAKALLGQATALRDQAARTAAESLRQLAKDAPQRSLWDKIAEAFQAFVDFLRSTVIEWITTILDVLSVVASFIFPPLGSAIGFLSGAIDLASAALGGDPAEIALAAGGLALGLVPGGRLVSRVIKIASKLGKVLPGSVATGIKNSTKEVAGGAGGRGVADVVGNAPVGRGIDAKVTEVGIGKTIKGVFNRVDQKLFDMRFARDLKNARKKQANDPTVILGQNSKGHLKTFHASDVESTPLVDNNGRQIGVLFPSRATDNESFTSWARTDANLAFGRNIGGTIAEPGTKAIRRLPGTEPGFAGNEFQLAPWARLKSDPTLVIAHGNPDGAAVRLKNGTVLHVPGGQFAKVVHHNEIFRASNSASDPGKSIALISCNFGNTAGTGGQDFANAMRDLGSQRRIFAANETVVTTEGVDVDGLLTDAGRDIATLAVENGGKFKRIIPSTEGASS, from the coding sequence ATGACGCGTCCGGGCGACGCCGAGTGGTCCGTGTTGCAGCTCGACTCAGATCCCGTGCCGGGTGATCCCGAGTCCTTCGAGGAGATCACAAGGGCATACCAGGAGCTGGCCAGAACCACCCAGGAGGCGCACGACCTGCTCGCGTCCGGAAGTCAGATCGACGTCGGCCAGGGCAGGGCGATGGACGCCTTCCGGGATCTGATCGGCAAGCTGCCGGGCCGACTGGACGGGATGGCGAACTCCTACGCCGCGGCGGCCGACGCGTACGTCCGCTATCTGCCGTCGTTGGAGGAGGCGCAGACGATGTCGCTGCGCGCCCTCGACCAGGCGCGGCAGGCGGCCGGGGACCAGAGCGCCGCCCAGGCGGCGGTCGCCTCCGCGGTGTCCGCTCTCGTCGCGCTGAGCGCCGACACCGCGACCACCCCGGACGCGAAGGACCAGGTCACCGACGACGCCGACGCCGCCCGGAGCCGGGCGTCCGACGCCCAACAGGCGTTGGACGGGGCGAAGGCGTTGCTCGGCCAGGCGACCGCCCTGCGCGACCAGGCCGCGCGGACCGCCGCGGAGTCGCTGCGCCAGTTGGCGAAGGATGCGCCACAACGATCCCTCTGGGACAAGATCGCCGAGGCGTTCCAGGCGTTCGTCGACTTCCTGCGAAGCACGGTGATCGAGTGGATCACCACGATCCTCGATGTCCTCTCGGTGGTCGCGTCCTTCATCTTCCCGCCCCTGGGTTCGGCGATCGGCTTCCTGTCCGGCGCCATCGACCTCGCCTCGGCCGCGCTCGGCGGTGACCCGGCCGAGATCGCGCTCGCCGCCGGCGGGCTGGCGCTCGGCCTGGTCCCCGGTGGTCGACTCGTCAGCCGGGTCATCAAGATCGCCAGCAAGCTGGGCAAGGTCCTGCCGGGCAGTGTCGCGACAGGCATCAAGAACAGCACCAAGGAGGTCGCCGGAGGTGCCGGAGGCCGGGGCGTGGCGGACGTCGTTGGCAACGCCCCGGTCGGGCGGGGGATCGACGCGAAGGTCACCGAGGTCGGCATCGGCAAGACCATCAAGGGCGTGTTCAACAGGGTCGACCAGAAGCTGTTCGACATGCGGTTCGCCCGGGATCTCAAGAACGCCCGGAAGAAGCAGGCGAACGATCCGACAGTCATCCTCGGCCAGAACAGCAAGGGCCACCTGAAGACGTTCCACGCCTCGGACGTCGAATCCACCCCGCTTGTGGACAACAACGGCAGGCAGATCGGTGTGCTCTTCCCGAGCAGGGCCACCGACAACGAGAGCTTCACCAGTTGGGCCCGGACCGACGCCAACCTCGCCTTCGGCCGGAACATCGGCGGGACGATCGCCGAACCCGGGACCAAGGCGATCCGACGCCTGCCCGGGACGGAGCCCGGCTTCGCGGGCAACGAGTTCCAACTCGCGCCCTGGGCGCGGCTCAAGAGCGACCCGACCCTGGTCATCGCGCACGGCAACCCGGACGGCGCCGCGGTGCGGCTGAAGAACGGCACGGTGCTGCACGTTCCGGGCGGGCAGTTCGCGAAGGTCGTGCATCACAACGAGATCTTCCGGGCCTCCAACTCCGCCTCGGATCCCGGGAAGTCGATCGCCCTGATCTCCTGCAACTTCGGCAACACCGCGGGCACCGGGGGGCAGGACTTCGCCAACGCCATGCGCGACCTCGGTAGCCAGCGACGGATCTTCGCGGCGAACGAGACGGTGGTGACCACCGAGGGCGTGGACGTGGACGGGCTGTTGACCGACGCGGGCCGAGACATCGCGACGTTGGCGGTGGAGAACGGCGGCAAGTTCAAGCGCATCATTCCGAGCACCGAGGGGGCGAGTTCATGA
- a CDS encoding zf-HC2 domain-containing protein translates to MTSDSSSPHADQLDIGGYLLGALDPEATRRAEEHLAGCAKCRAEVESLRTWADAIENVPDVMLLDGPPEDGDLLWQRTLRQIRGEAADQRRRRHALTGVAAAVVASAVLGGVVLGPANDPAKDATAQPEPASPSVAADRPARSASASDPVTGARLAVAVQPATGWVRVRATVSGIPQGRRCRLLVVGRDGGTVLAGGWEVSERGAAEGVTLDGSALLDVAEIDSVRVETTDGVAYVSAKL, encoded by the coding sequence ATGACATCCGACAGCTCATCGCCGCACGCCGACCAGCTCGACATCGGCGGCTACCTGCTGGGGGCACTCGACCCGGAGGCAACCCGCCGAGCCGAGGAGCACCTCGCGGGTTGTGCCAAGTGCCGGGCCGAGGTCGAGTCGCTGCGGACGTGGGCGGACGCGATCGAGAACGTACCCGACGTGATGCTGCTCGACGGCCCGCCGGAAGACGGCGATCTCCTGTGGCAGCGCACCCTGCGACAGATCCGCGGCGAGGCCGCCGACCAGCGACGCCGCCGACACGCGCTGACAGGCGTGGCGGCGGCGGTGGTCGCCTCCGCCGTCCTCGGCGGTGTCGTCCTCGGTCCCGCGAACGACCCCGCTAAGGACGCGACCGCGCAGCCCGAGCCGGCGTCCCCGAGCGTCGCGGCCGACCGTCCGGCCCGTTCCGCGAGCGCCTCCGACCCGGTCACCGGTGCCCGCCTGGCCGTGGCCGTGCAGCCGGCCACCGGCTGGGTACGCGTCCGCGCCACGGTCTCCGGCATCCCGCAGGGCCGTCGCTGCCGCCTCCTCGTCGTCGGCAGGGACGGCGGCACGGTGCTGGCGGGCGGCTGGGAGGTGTCGGAGCGGGGGGCCGCCGAGGGCGTCACCCTCGACGGCAGCGCCCTGCTCGACGTGGCCGAGATCGACAGTGTCCGGGTGGAGACCACCGACGGCGTGGCGTACGTCAGCGCGAAGCTCTAG
- a CDS encoding GNAT family N-acetyltransferase translates to MTTYSIHDLEPQLAANRRYWCGWAGTDPDTDLPIYRTDVPHPLLNAVLRVRDRPLDEAITEARKHLTGSHWGWWVGADSDEGTAEGLLARGAEQIADMPIMAVDVTTVADVEAPTDLEIGIAVEPSELREYVEAYAGPLGIPGDRGPVVDRELNFAYLDVVRLAGRIDGRIVGTCTLSLGTDIGALYCIATDPDFRRRGIATALTREALRLTRESGRRIVTLQASSEGEPVYRKIGFETVARYRLYQLPE, encoded by the coding sequence ATGACCACGTACTCCATCCACGACCTGGAACCGCAGCTCGCGGCCAACCGCCGGTACTGGTGCGGCTGGGCGGGCACCGACCCCGACACCGACCTGCCGATCTATCGCACCGACGTCCCCCACCCGCTGCTCAACGCGGTCCTCCGTGTCCGTGATCGGCCGCTGGACGAGGCGATCACGGAGGCGAGGAAGCACCTGACCGGCTCGCACTGGGGCTGGTGGGTGGGCGCGGACAGCGACGAGGGCACCGCCGAGGGCCTGCTCGCGCGCGGCGCGGAGCAGATCGCCGATATGCCGATCATGGCGGTGGACGTGACCACCGTGGCCGACGTCGAGGCGCCGACCGATCTGGAGATCGGGATCGCCGTCGAGCCGTCCGAGCTGCGGGAGTACGTCGAGGCGTACGCCGGGCCGCTGGGCATCCCCGGCGACCGTGGGCCCGTTGTCGACCGGGAGCTGAATTTCGCCTACCTGGACGTGGTCCGCCTCGCGGGCAGGATCGACGGCCGCATCGTCGGCACGTGCACCCTGTCGCTCGGCACCGACATCGGCGCCCTGTACTGCATCGCCACCGACCCCGACTTCCGTCGGCGCGGCATCGCGACGGCGCTCACGCGCGAGGCGCTGCGCCTCACCCGTGAGTCCGGACGGCGGATCGTCACGCTCCAGGCGAGCAGCGAGGGCGAGCCGGTGTACCGGAAGATCGGCTTCGAGACCGTCGCCCGCTACCGCCTCTACCAACTCCCGGAGTGA
- a CDS encoding RNA polymerase sigma factor encodes MLLSTSESVSADDTAQLVRCAQQGDPRSFALLFDCHYAGMLAVARRLLGGGPDAEDACQDAAIAAFSRIGELRDPTAVRPWLHTIVRNNCRTLLRARVPVPVGVAGENLLASGLDDPVARIEQSAMRDWVWHGLQQLSPAAQTVALLRYFTENNSYEQIAELCGTPVGTVRSRLSEARRQLTEILPRVRDERHDGTGALRAERRAEAARILSAVADGASPTRAAARWAEDMVFWWPDGTRTIGREPLFAVIRQDNESGVSHKITGVLAGAGITIWENAFINPPEDPFHCPPGATWLLREKDGLVREVRLLHTPRPPRQEDSFAAGRTSGCPALS; translated from the coding sequence ATGCTCCTCTCGACCTCGGAATCCGTGTCCGCCGACGACACGGCGCAGTTGGTCCGGTGCGCCCAGCAGGGCGATCCGCGCAGCTTCGCGCTGCTCTTCGACTGTCACTACGCCGGCATGCTCGCTGTGGCACGCCGCCTTCTGGGCGGTGGGCCCGACGCCGAGGACGCCTGCCAGGACGCGGCGATCGCGGCGTTCAGCCGGATCGGTGAGCTGCGCGACCCCACCGCGGTGCGGCCGTGGCTGCATACCATCGTGCGCAACAACTGCCGGACGTTGCTGCGCGCACGCGTGCCCGTCCCGGTCGGGGTGGCCGGGGAGAACCTGCTCGCCTCGGGGCTCGACGACCCGGTCGCCCGCATCGAGCAGAGCGCCATGCGGGACTGGGTCTGGCACGGGCTGCAGCAGTTGTCTCCGGCCGCGCAGACGGTGGCGTTGCTGCGCTACTTCACCGAGAACAACTCGTACGAGCAGATCGCGGAGTTGTGTGGAACCCCGGTCGGCACCGTCCGCAGCCGCCTGAGCGAGGCCCGTCGGCAGTTGACCGAGATCCTCCCCCGCGTACGCGACGAGCGACACGACGGGACCGGGGCACTGCGGGCCGAGCGGCGTGCGGAGGCGGCGAGAATCCTGTCGGCGGTGGCCGATGGGGCGTCACCGACCAGGGCAGCCGCCCGCTGGGCCGAGGACATGGTCTTCTGGTGGCCGGACGGCACCCGGACGATCGGTCGTGAACCGCTCTTCGCGGTCATTCGGCAGGACAACGAATCAGGTGTCAGTCACAAGATCACCGGAGTGCTTGCCGGCGCCGGCATCACGATCTGGGAGAACGCCTTCATCAACCCGCCGGAGGATCCGTTCCACTGCCCACCCGGCGCGACCTGGCTGCTCCGGGAGAAAGATGGCCTGGTGCGCGAGGTGCGCCTTCTGCACACCCCACGGCCGCCCCGCCAGGAAGATTCTTTCGCGGCGGGTCGAACTTCCGGCTGCCCGGCGCTGTCCTGA
- a CDS encoding alcohol dehydrogenase catalytic domain-containing protein — protein MKAVVYHGIGDIRVDDVPEPRIEQPTDAIVRITTAAICGTDLHFVRGTMSGMKPGKVLGHEGVGVVEEVGAQIHSFKPGDRVVISAVLGCGSCGYCRRGLFAQCDNANPYGPRSGTASFGSPEAQGPFHGLQAEYARVPFAHTNLVRLPENVTEAQAITLSDIYPTGYFGAVLADASDGKIVTVWGCGPVGQFAVLSAYQRGASRVIAIDGHADRLEHARRRGAEVINFNEVDPVVAIMELTDGIGADCAIDAVGVDGESPKSGPAAGRDDERNAQDQRTISPNLDSQGQDGHWKPGDAPSQAQTWAAESLAKVGTLGIVGVYPPTDRFFPIGTTMARNLTVRAGNGNHPRYIPKLLDMVASGQVRPEDVVTEHEPLTDAIGAYREFDMRSPGWLKVALQAT, from the coding sequence ATGAAGGCTGTCGTCTATCACGGCATCGGCGACATTCGTGTCGACGACGTGCCGGAGCCCCGCATCGAACAGCCGACGGACGCGATCGTGCGGATCACCACGGCGGCGATCTGCGGCACCGACCTGCACTTCGTACGCGGCACGATGTCCGGGATGAAGCCGGGGAAGGTGCTCGGCCATGAGGGCGTCGGGGTGGTCGAGGAGGTGGGCGCGCAGATCCACAGCTTCAAGCCGGGCGACCGTGTGGTGATCTCGGCGGTGCTGGGCTGCGGATCCTGCGGCTACTGCCGCCGGGGCCTCTTCGCGCAGTGCGACAACGCCAACCCGTACGGGCCGCGTTCCGGCACCGCCTCGTTCGGTTCACCCGAGGCGCAGGGCCCGTTCCACGGCTTGCAGGCCGAGTACGCCCGGGTCCCCTTCGCGCACACCAACCTGGTCCGACTCCCGGAGAACGTCACCGAGGCGCAGGCCATCACCCTGTCCGACATCTACCCCACCGGCTACTTCGGCGCGGTGCTCGCCGACGCCAGCGACGGCAAGATCGTCACCGTCTGGGGTTGTGGCCCGGTGGGCCAGTTCGCCGTCCTCTCCGCGTACCAGCGCGGCGCGTCCCGGGTGATCGCGATCGACGGGCACGCGGACCGGCTGGAACACGCCCGTCGGCGGGGGGCAGAGGTGATCAACTTCAACGAGGTCGATCCGGTCGTCGCGATCATGGAGTTGACTGACGGTATCGGGGCCGACTGCGCGATCGACGCCGTCGGAGTGGACGGTGAGAGCCCGAAGTCGGGGCCCGCCGCCGGTCGGGACGACGAGCGCAACGCCCAGGACCAGCGCACGATCTCCCCGAATCTCGACAGCCAGGGCCAGGATGGACACTGGAAGCCGGGTGACGCGCCGAGCCAGGCACAGACCTGGGCGGCCGAGAGCCTCGCGAAGGTGGGCACGCTCGGGATCGTCGGGGTCTATCCGCCGACCGACAGGTTCTTCCCGATCGGCACCACCATGGCCCGCAACCTGACTGTCCGCGCCGGCAACGGCAACCACCCCAGGTACATCCCGAAGCTGCTGGACATGGTCGCGTCCGGTCAGGTCCGTCCGGAGGACGTCGTGACCGAGCACGAGCCGCTCACGGACGCGATCGGGGCGTACCGCGAATTCGACATGCGCAGCCCCGGCTGGCTGAAGGTCGCTCTCCAGGCCACCTGA
- a CDS encoding sigma-70 family RNA polymerase sigma factor: protein MAGSGPVRRREVAGEALVRSIFEEHGRAMLAYATQLTRDRAAAEDVVQEALVRAWRHPDSLVNGKGSVRGWLLTVVRNIVTDTVRARNARPPEVPESPTETAVERDHADQVVNSIVVTDALSRLSSEHRQVLEQVYQRGSTVAEAAQALGIPPGTVKSRSYYALRALRDLAERPAGVERPAS from the coding sequence ATGGCGGGATCGGGACCTGTTCGTCGGCGCGAGGTGGCGGGCGAGGCACTGGTCCGGTCCATATTCGAGGAGCACGGACGCGCGATGCTCGCTTACGCGACACAGTTGACCCGCGACCGCGCGGCTGCGGAGGACGTCGTCCAGGAGGCGCTGGTGCGCGCGTGGCGTCACCCCGACAGCCTGGTCAACGGAAAGGGCTCGGTGCGCGGCTGGCTGTTGACAGTCGTCCGCAACATCGTGACCGACACCGTACGCGCCCGGAACGCGCGGCCACCCGAGGTGCCGGAGAGCCCGACCGAGACGGCTGTCGAACGTGACCACGCCGACCAGGTGGTGAACTCGATCGTGGTGACGGACGCGCTCAGTCGCCTGTCCTCGGAACACCGTCAGGTGCTTGAGCAGGTGTACCAGCGCGGGAGTACAGTCGCGGAAGCCGCCCAGGCACTCGGAATCCCACCTGGCACCGTGAAGTCACGCTCCTACTACGCACTCCGGGCACTCCGCGATCTCGCCGAGCGTCCCGCCGGGGTGGAACGGCCTGCCTCATGA
- a CDS encoding winged helix-turn-helix domain-containing protein, which yields MADPKLDPALLDPTRLAILALLAGTEWAEFAFVRDAVELSDSALSKRISMLSDRGYVEVRKGYVGKRPRTWINLSTAGRTALSAHVAALRDIAARVDRSD from the coding sequence GTGGCCGACCCGAAGCTGGACCCGGCCCTGCTCGATCCCACCCGGCTGGCCATACTGGCGCTGCTGGCGGGGACCGAGTGGGCCGAGTTCGCGTTCGTCCGCGACGCCGTGGAGCTCAGCGACTCCGCCCTGTCCAAGCGGATCTCGATGTTGAGCGACCGCGGGTACGTCGAGGTACGCAAGGGCTACGTGGGCAAGCGCCCGCGCACCTGGATCAACCTCTCCACCGCTGGTCGGACGGCCCTGAGCGCCCATGTCGCCGCCCTGCGCGACATCGCCGCCCGCGTGGACCGCTCCGACTGA